Proteins co-encoded in one Candidatus Thiodictyon syntrophicum genomic window:
- a CDS encoding PAS domain S-box protein, which produces MNSDATGPPREPWAPVAPAPQGLERVLFIAALALAALLGNRLSLPLAFGVDFLFGSIAVMLALARLGTGAGLVVALVGGAYTWLLWGHPYALLIFLAEAAAVGWHRDRARRRGLATPPLAVSAALYWLLLGVPLALLAHRFALGLGWIPTLLIVAKQSLNGILNAALADLVLVGGALLTRQKSALSLRQVLFGVLLAALLIPSILLNAWENRGLKDRLEAAQATSLRLFGELAVHQLLVDSQGRGADPAAREAQLAVMRSALVENLPPSFDPQLRLEPGPAPVPQPPAGTTPSPFSRVFGSLAKPGQVIPTAVPGLVLILPSGRYPSRVGLWRTAVYRLELPVQAPPARGGPGAGGAADAPPEDFSLVMQWRAAPLVDQVQGVATRLLVLLLGVTLLGLVVAAGLSLRIVRPLRQLAAGSRALPAAIRGDRPWPAPVPGLLAETGELADAVAEMAGSLAASFRALREERDQREALNLVLAEQEERYRTLYETMAEGVVYHGADGVITDANPAAQRLLGLSLEALRGRDPLDPRWQAIREDGLPYLGEEHPAMVALRTGQAQAGAVIGILNPQTNDTRWLLVHAHPQVRPGESSPYRVFTSFADITRLKRTEHRLRAILEVLPHGIAEVDPLTRRLLWCSGSMLRLFGYGPTQWQGLKVEDLHPVESLPRVLAEFERMARADLAPALDLPCRRRDGSLFYCKVSPGLASLGTETILIAFFTDVTAEFQARLALTRYNAQLEDLVDAISLPLPLAQQVGTLLSLGCRRLGLGAAVLVMMDEERGHRVLFAAPDDTQDGVARGLERAFLDEALTHPGSPVVLGPERLPGAALAAGLRSCVALAFAGPRADGRTDSLVLSLWGPGPTLDLGGPGHQLIRLIAQQIAAVRYQEQIQRDLMQAKGEGNAHTGGSQS; this is translated from the coding sequence ATGAATAGCGACGCCACCGGCCCCCCGCGCGAGCCCTGGGCCCCTGTAGCGCCGGCCCCCCAAGGGCTTGAGCGCGTACTGTTCATCGCCGCGCTGGCACTCGCCGCGCTCCTCGGCAATCGGTTGAGTCTGCCGCTCGCCTTCGGGGTCGACTTCCTGTTCGGCTCCATCGCCGTGATGCTGGCCCTGGCCCGGCTGGGGACCGGGGCCGGTCTGGTGGTGGCCCTGGTCGGGGGTGCCTACACCTGGCTGCTCTGGGGCCATCCCTACGCCCTGCTCATCTTCCTGGCCGAGGCCGCGGCGGTGGGCTGGCACCGGGACCGGGCGCGCCGCCGCGGGTTGGCCACGCCGCCGCTCGCGGTCTCCGCGGCCCTGTACTGGCTCCTGCTCGGTGTCCCGCTCGCGCTGCTGGCCCATCGGTTCGCGCTGGGGCTGGGTTGGATACCGACCCTGCTCATTGTCGCCAAACAGTCACTGAACGGCATCCTCAACGCCGCGCTCGCCGATCTGGTCCTGGTGGGCGGCGCACTGCTGACCCGGCAGAAATCCGCGCTGTCCTTACGTCAGGTCCTGTTCGGTGTCCTGCTGGCCGCGCTGCTGATCCCCTCGATCCTGCTGAACGCCTGGGAGAACCGGGGCCTGAAAGACCGGTTGGAAGCCGCCCAGGCGACCAGCCTGCGGCTCTTCGGTGAACTCGCGGTCCATCAACTGCTGGTCGACTCGCAGGGCCGCGGCGCGGACCCCGCCGCCCGGGAGGCGCAGTTGGCGGTCATGAGGTCGGCGCTGGTCGAGAACCTGCCCCCGTCATTCGACCCCCAACTGCGCCTGGAGCCGGGGCCGGCCCCGGTGCCGCAGCCCCCGGCGGGCACGACCCCGTCGCCCTTTAGCCGGGTCTTCGGCAGTTTGGCGAAACCAGGTCAGGTCATTCCCACCGCCGTCCCGGGACTCGTGTTGATCCTGCCGAGCGGCCGCTATCCCTCGCGTGTGGGCCTGTGGCGTACCGCGGTGTATCGCCTGGAGCTCCCCGTCCAGGCGCCGCCCGCCCGCGGCGGCCCCGGCGCCGGGGGCGCCGCGGACGCCCCGCCCGAGGATTTCAGTCTCGTCATGCAGTGGCGCGCCGCGCCCCTGGTCGATCAGGTGCAGGGGGTGGCGACGCGGCTGCTGGTGTTGCTGCTGGGCGTGACCCTGTTGGGGTTGGTCGTGGCGGCCGGCTTGAGTCTGCGGATCGTGCGGCCGTTGCGCCAGTTGGCGGCGGGCAGTCGGGCGCTGCCGGCCGCCATCCGCGGGGACAGGCCCTGGCCCGCGCCGGTCCCCGGCCTGCTGGCGGAGACCGGCGAGTTGGCGGATGCCGTGGCCGAGATGGCGGGGTCCCTGGCCGCGAGCTTCCGGGCGCTACGCGAGGAACGCGACCAGCGTGAGGCACTGAACCTGGTCCTGGCCGAGCAGGAGGAGCGTTACCGCACCCTCTACGAGACCATGGCCGAGGGGGTGGTCTACCACGGGGCCGACGGTGTCATCACGGACGCCAATCCGGCGGCGCAGCGCCTGCTGGGCCTGTCGCTCGAGGCGCTGCGGGGCCGTGACCCGCTGGATCCGCGTTGGCAAGCGATACGGGAGGACGGACTGCCCTACCTGGGCGAGGAACACCCCGCCATGGTCGCCCTGCGCACGGGTCAGGCTCAGGCCGGGGCCGTCATCGGTATCCTGAACCCACAGACCAACGACACCCGCTGGCTGCTGGTCCATGCCCACCCGCAAGTCAGGCCCGGTGAGTCCAGCCCCTATCGGGTCTTCACCAGCTTCGCGGACATCACCCGGCTCAAGCGGACCGAGCATCGGCTGCGGGCCATCCTCGAGGTCTTGCCCCACGGCATCGCGGAGGTGGACCCGCTGACCCGCCGTCTGCTGTGGTGCAGCGGGTCCATGCTGCGTCTCTTCGGCTATGGTCCCACCCAGTGGCAGGGGCTCAAGGTGGAGGACCTGCATCCGGTCGAGTCCCTGCCCCGGGTCCTGGCCGAATTCGAGCGCATGGCCCGCGCCGATCTGGCGCCCGCCCTGGACCTGCCCTGCCGCCGTCGCGACGGCAGTCTCTTCTATTGCAAGGTGTCCCCGGGCCTGGCGAGCCTGGGCACGGAGACGATACTCATCGCCTTCTTCACGGACGTGACCGCCGAATTCCAGGCGCGCCTCGCCCTGACCCGCTACAACGCCCAGCTCGAGGACCTCGTGGACGCCATCAGCCTGCCGCTGCCGCTCGCCCAACAGGTCGGCACCCTGCTGTCGCTCGGTTGCCGCCGCCTGGGCCTGGGCGCGGCGGTCCTGGTGATGATGGACGAGGAACGCGGTCACCGGGTGCTGTTCGCGGCCCCTGACGACACCCAGGACGGGGTCGCGCGCGGTCTCGAGCGCGCCTTTCTCGACGAGGCCTTGACGCATCCGGGCAGCCCGGTGGTGCTGGGGCCGGAGCGGCTGCCCGGCGCGGCGCTCGCTGCGGGCCTGCGCTCCTGCGTCGCCCTGGCCTTCGCCGGCCCGCGTGCGGACGGACGCACCGACTCCCTGGTGCTGTCGCTGTGGGGGCCGGGGCCGACCCTGGATCTCGGTGGGCCCGGGCACCAGCTCATCCGTCTCATCGCCCAGCAGATTGCTGCGGTCCGCTACCAGGAGCAGATCCAGCGTGACCTGATGCAGGCCAAAGGCGAAGGGAATGCACACACCGGTGGGAGCCAGAGTTGA
- a CDS encoding class I SAM-dependent methyltransferase, whose translation MLYQLKVRALKSPLLQRLSARAQALFGRGLGVSEVPDRLKEDLIRRLVPGKTFADIGCMWRVNGLFSFVAEDAGAARVAAVDIYPASREFTAELVRLDSRVQFIQGDIHDAGTLQAIGRRDLVFCSGLLYHTPNPIDTLMQLRRICDGVLILNTSTVPEHPGIKNFAVFYPYLDQGQRRLWSLGEGALGVSTPYDPAQGYANWIWGFSHSCLESMLRCAGFRVIERYGQGFLSCVVCETVAPGFLPAAGDWTLAPVPRTFSGQGAAPPAAQPAAGSP comes from the coding sequence ATGCTGTACCAACTCAAGGTTCGGGCCCTGAAATCGCCGCTGTTGCAGCGGCTGAGCGCGCGCGCACAGGCGCTGTTCGGCCGCGGTCTGGGGGTGAGCGAGGTCCCGGACCGGCTCAAGGAGGACCTGATCAGGCGCCTGGTGCCGGGCAAGACCTTTGCCGACATCGGCTGCATGTGGCGGGTGAACGGGCTCTTTTCATTCGTGGCGGAGGACGCCGGGGCGGCGCGCGTGGCGGCGGTCGACATCTATCCGGCGAGTCGCGAATTCACCGCCGAACTGGTGCGGCTCGACTCGCGGGTGCAGTTCATTCAAGGCGACATCCACGACGCCGGGACACTCCAGGCGATCGGCCGCCGGGATCTGGTCTTCTGCTCCGGCCTGCTCTATCACACCCCCAATCCGATCGACACCCTGATGCAGTTGCGCCGGATCTGCGACGGGGTCCTGATCCTCAACACCAGCACCGTGCCCGAGCACCCGGGGATCAAGAACTTCGCGGTCTTCTATCCCTACCTGGACCAGGGCCAGCGGCGCCTCTGGAGCCTGGGGGAGGGCGCGCTGGGGGTTTCGACCCCCTATGATCCGGCCCAGGGCTATGCCAACTGGATCTGGGGCTTCTCCCACTCGTGTCTGGAGTCGATGCTGCGCTGTGCCGGCTTCCGGGTGATCGAGCGCTATGGTCAGGGGTTTCTGTCCTGCGTGGTCTGCGAGACGGTGGCCCCGGGCTTCCTGCCGGCTGCCGGGGACTGGACCCTGGCCCCGGTGCCCAGGACCTTTTCGGGGCAGGGCGCCGCCCCGCCCGCGGCACAGCCGGCGGCGGGCTCGCCATAG
- a CDS encoding lipopolysaccharide biosynthesis protein translates to MSLGAGLRTNTLWVLTGDLGVQLVSLGFGVVLARLLVPADFGLLVTVQILTGALGFLAANGTSEALVRAKVLGPRDVRTLFALLLVSCTAICAALNLIAPAFAAWFGDPRLEPLLRLSSLGFLLRPFMAVPTALLHRAMRFREFSVLMFAGGLSAGLASTLLAFLGLGAASLALGGLVGALVRTLLSARRAGWVPALGFDPAAARTLGVYGFKLSVNDIIQYARAQTANTLISRHLGAGPVGLYNKGDSLAEMPNDLLSGAAYQTLFRALASLQDDREQCAAVFLSALTLVSFYAMPLYVGLLWVAEPLIVVLYGEPWAAAALPLQVLALAGPLRVIANLSRAVAASHNQLGREIRIQLETLALLVCGTAIGLHWGLVGVAVCALPGFIHNAARLAGLANRTLGLGWGRLGRALWPILRLNGIMALVLAATDLALTTAGLAGSRVLYLAAMVGAGGALYGAVLLLLPPLGLQGESRRWRTLTQPRFLRSIIGRK, encoded by the coding sequence GTGAGCCTGGGCGCGGGCCTGAGGACCAATACGCTCTGGGTCCTGACCGGCGACCTGGGCGTCCAACTGGTGAGTCTCGGCTTCGGCGTGGTCCTGGCGCGGCTCCTGGTGCCGGCCGACTTCGGGCTGCTGGTCACGGTGCAGATCCTCACCGGGGCGCTCGGTTTCCTGGCCGCCAACGGCACCAGCGAGGCGCTGGTGCGGGCCAAGGTGCTGGGCCCGCGGGACGTGCGCACCCTGTTCGCGCTCCTGCTGGTCAGTTGCACGGCCATCTGTGCCGCGCTGAACCTGATCGCGCCCGCCTTCGCCGCCTGGTTCGGCGACCCCCGCCTTGAGCCCTTGCTGCGTCTGAGTTCGCTCGGTTTCCTGCTGCGGCCCTTCATGGCGGTACCGACGGCGCTGTTGCACCGGGCCATGCGCTTTCGCGAGTTCTCCGTCCTGATGTTCGCGGGGGGCCTGAGCGCGGGGCTCGCGAGCACCCTGCTGGCCTTCCTGGGGCTGGGCGCGGCCAGCCTCGCCCTGGGCGGCCTGGTCGGCGCCCTGGTCCGGACCCTGCTCAGCGCGCGGCGGGCCGGCTGGGTCCCGGCGCTCGGTTTCGACCCGGCCGCCGCCCGCACGCTCGGCGTCTACGGGTTCAAGCTCTCGGTCAACGACATCATCCAATACGCCCGCGCCCAGACCGCCAATACCCTCATCAGCCGCCACCTCGGCGCCGGCCCGGTCGGTCTCTACAACAAGGGCGACAGCCTGGCGGAGATGCCCAACGACCTCTTGAGCGGGGCCGCCTACCAGACCCTGTTTCGCGCCCTGGCGTCGCTCCAGGACGACCGCGAGCAGTGCGCCGCGGTCTTCCTGAGCGCCCTGACCCTGGTGTCCTTCTATGCCATGCCCCTGTATGTCGGCCTGCTCTGGGTAGCGGAACCGCTGATCGTGGTCCTCTATGGCGAACCCTGGGCCGCCGCCGCCCTGCCCTTGCAGGTCCTGGCCCTGGCCGGACCGCTGCGGGTGATCGCCAACCTCTCGCGCGCGGTGGCCGCCTCCCACAATCAGTTGGGGCGCGAGATCCGGATCCAGTTGGAGACACTGGCGCTCCTGGTCTGCGGCACCGCAATCGGCCTGCACTGGGGCCTCGTCGGAGTCGCGGTCTGCGCCCTGCCCGGCTTCATCCACAACGCCGCCCGCCTGGCCGGCCTCGCCAACCGCACCCTGGGGCTGGGTTGGGGCCGGTTGGGGCGCGCCCTGTGGCCAATCCTGCGCCTCAATGGGATCATGGCGCTGGTGCTGGCCGCGACTGACCTGGCCCTGACGACCGCGGGGCTCGCCGGGTCCCGGGTCCTGTACCTGGCCGCCATGGTGGGCGCCGGGGGCGCCCTCTACGGCGCCGTCTTGCTGCTGCTGCCGCCGCTCGGCCTGCAGGGTGAGTCGCGGCGCTGGCGCACCTTGACGCAACCGCGCTTCTTAAGATCAATCATCGGCCGCAAATGA
- a CDS encoding mechanosensitive ion channel domain-containing protein codes for MIQTSDLAKCGVWLLLLAWLTLGASPPRPASAATTLPGTPTPTEIEARIKQAQSLKGLDEAARTALIDDYRRAAAALDAAAEYAAKAGAFTRALEEAPNQAAEIRKQVAAGQDDVKAAVPGPVGLSSEELEQQLAKTRTETAAAEARIGELDKAIDGAAARTSEARGRVADLRQLLEQLDTDAQAPAPPNQSPEATQAAAWVLATRRQALTAESRALEQELASQSARDELYRAQREQQALNLRRVKERQTQLQEVQDQRRKREAEQARRETEDAQRAAVNKHPLVQDAANENAKLTGTLGELAGQLDQFAELLAQTERERKRIESDFRGARERIDVAGVNQALGQVLIDRRQDLPDLRKFRKEIAARNDRIAEATLSQIRFREEQRALRDLDAVLTEMAAANPAAQTDEVRDELAQLLEKRRALIDKALAGTDAYIRKQGEINDAAEQLIQSAADYDAFLAQNLLWVRSTDPLSFKSLSALPGAAAWLLSPRGWMEALRVLGYESLHSPLPGVGGLAVLLLLWKQGAIKRAILATAEPLRRVRTDRFGYTLEAIGLTLVAALPVPLTILLLGHALSASIEATSFTRAIGNGLTKVSLGLYFLRAFRLTCLPGGVADRHFRWESDVLKKIRRHLRWFTPFIVVSSLIAYALYLNRDSVNSDSLGRLVLIGAMLGTAVFLGTLLNPRSGVLARLLAAHPDDWANRLRNLWYAIIVGAPLALGLLAGLGFLYTAGTLFESLVQSAWLALGLVMLQQVIVRWLVYTRRDLALQAAMERQSTRRAAAASAGGRGAARDGEATDAPPPVEEPEPDLAILDEQTRKLLHASIFILAVLGLWWLWSPTLPALNIFRKIVLWHSATTVDGAQQLVPVTAADAGLVVVILSVALIAAKNLPALIEILLLRRSSVNAGTRYAVRTLVSYAITAIAILTAFGALGLRWSQVQWLVAGMSVGIGFGLQEIVANFISGIIILFERPVRVGDTVTIGGVTGIVTKIEIRATTIRNWDRQELIVPNKEFITGRLLNWTLTDQLNRIVITVGIEYGSDARLALTLLTETAAANPRVLKDPPPLATLEAFGDNALTLVLRCYLETMEIRQGVTTEMHLAIEQAFREHGIGIAFPQREINISARDTIDVRLHRVEPVDHQPPPGP; via the coding sequence ATGATTCAGACATCGGACCTTGCCAAGTGCGGCGTCTGGCTGCTCCTGCTCGCCTGGCTGACCCTGGGGGCGTCCCCGCCGCGGCCGGCGAGCGCGGCGACCACCCTCCCGGGCACCCCGACCCCGACCGAGATCGAGGCCAGGATCAAGCAGGCGCAGTCCCTCAAGGGCCTGGACGAAGCCGCCAGGACCGCCCTGATCGACGACTATCGGCGGGCCGCGGCCGCGCTGGACGCGGCCGCTGAATACGCGGCCAAGGCCGGCGCCTTCACCCGCGCCCTGGAGGAGGCCCCCAACCAGGCGGCCGAGATCCGCAAGCAGGTCGCGGCCGGCCAGGATGACGTCAAGGCGGCCGTCCCCGGCCCTGTCGGACTGTCGAGCGAGGAGCTCGAGCAGCAACTGGCCAAGACCCGCACCGAGACCGCCGCCGCCGAGGCGCGGATCGGCGAACTGGACAAGGCCATCGACGGCGCCGCCGCCCGCACGAGCGAGGCGCGCGGCCGGGTGGCGGACCTCCGCCAGTTGCTCGAGCAACTGGACACGGACGCGCAGGCCCCGGCGCCCCCGAACCAATCGCCGGAGGCGACCCAGGCGGCCGCCTGGGTCCTGGCCACGCGCCGCCAGGCCTTGACGGCAGAGTCGCGCGCCCTGGAGCAGGAACTCGCGAGCCAGAGTGCGCGCGACGAACTCTATCGCGCCCAGCGTGAGCAACAGGCGCTCAACCTGCGGCGCGTCAAGGAGCGCCAAACGCAACTCCAGGAGGTGCAGGACCAACGCCGCAAGCGCGAGGCGGAACAGGCGCGGCGTGAGACCGAGGACGCACAACGGGCCGCGGTCAACAAGCACCCGCTGGTGCAGGACGCTGCCAACGAGAATGCCAAACTGACCGGGACCCTGGGGGAACTGGCCGGGCAACTCGATCAGTTCGCCGAGTTGCTCGCCCAGACCGAACGGGAACGCAAGCGCATCGAGTCCGACTTTCGGGGTGCGCGGGAGCGCATCGATGTCGCGGGGGTCAATCAGGCCCTGGGCCAGGTTTTGATCGATCGGCGCCAGGACCTGCCGGACCTGCGCAAATTCCGCAAGGAGATCGCCGCGCGCAACGACCGGATCGCCGAGGCGACGCTGAGCCAGATCCGCTTTCGGGAGGAACAGCGCGCCCTGCGCGACCTGGACGCCGTCCTCACCGAAATGGCCGCCGCCAACCCCGCGGCGCAGACCGACGAGGTCCGCGACGAGCTCGCGCAGCTCCTGGAGAAGCGCCGCGCCCTGATCGACAAGGCCCTGGCCGGGACCGACGCCTACATCCGCAAACAGGGCGAGATCAACGACGCCGCCGAGCAGTTGATCCAGAGCGCCGCCGACTACGACGCCTTCCTCGCCCAAAACCTGCTGTGGGTCCGCAGCACCGACCCACTGTCGTTCAAGAGCCTGTCGGCCCTGCCCGGGGCCGCGGCCTGGCTGCTCTCGCCGCGGGGCTGGATGGAGGCCCTGCGGGTCCTGGGCTACGAGTCACTGCACTCACCGCTGCCCGGGGTCGGCGGGCTCGCGGTCCTGCTGCTGCTCTGGAAGCAGGGGGCCATCAAACGGGCGATCCTGGCGACCGCCGAGCCCCTGCGGCGCGTACGCACGGACCGGTTCGGCTACACCCTGGAGGCGATCGGGCTGACCTTGGTCGCGGCGCTGCCGGTGCCGCTGACCATCCTGCTGCTGGGCCATGCACTCTCGGCCTCCATTGAGGCCACCAGCTTCACCCGCGCCATCGGCAACGGCCTGACCAAGGTGTCGCTCGGGCTCTATTTCCTGCGCGCCTTTCGCCTGACCTGTCTCCCCGGGGGGGTCGCCGACCGGCATTTTCGCTGGGAGAGCGATGTCCTCAAGAAAATTCGTCGCCACCTGCGCTGGTTCACCCCCTTCATCGTCGTCAGCAGCCTGATCGCCTATGCCCTCTACCTCAACCGCGATAGCGTCAACAGCGACAGCCTGGGCCGCCTGGTCCTGATCGGCGCCATGCTGGGGACCGCGGTCTTCCTGGGTACCCTGCTCAATCCCCGCTCCGGGGTCCTGGCGCGGCTCCTGGCGGCCCACCCGGACGACTGGGCCAACCGCCTGCGCAACCTCTGGTATGCCATCATCGTCGGCGCCCCCCTGGCCCTGGGGTTACTGGCGGGGCTCGGTTTCCTGTACACGGCCGGCACCCTTTTCGAGTCCCTGGTGCAGAGCGCCTGGCTGGCCCTGGGGCTGGTCATGCTGCAACAGGTGATCGTGCGCTGGCTGGTCTATACCAGGCGTGATCTGGCCTTGCAGGCGGCCATGGAGCGCCAGAGCACCCGCCGCGCCGCCGCCGCGAGCGCGGGCGGCCGGGGCGCGGCACGCGACGGCGAGGCCACGGACGCCCCGCCGCCCGTCGAGGAGCCGGAGCCGGACCTGGCAATCCTGGATGAACAGACGCGCAAGCTGCTGCACGCGAGCATCTTCATCCTGGCGGTCCTGGGCCTGTGGTGGCTCTGGTCACCGACGCTGCCGGCCCTGAACATCTTCCGCAAGATCGTCCTGTGGCACTCCGCGACCACGGTGGACGGGGCCCAGCAACTGGTCCCGGTGACCGCCGCCGACGCGGGCCTGGTGGTGGTCATCCTGTCGGTCGCCCTGATCGCGGCCAAGAACCTGCCCGCCCTGATCGAGATCCTGCTGTTGCGGCGCAGCTCGGTGAACGCCGGCACCCGCTACGCGGTGCGCACCCTGGTGAGCTATGCCATCACCGCCATCGCCATCCTGACGGCCTTCGGCGCCCTGGGCCTGCGCTGGTCCCAGGTCCAGTGGCTGGTGGCGGGGATGAGCGTGGGCATCGGCTTCGGCCTGCAGGAGATCGTCGCCAACTTCATCAGCGGCATCATCATCCTGTTCGAGCGCCCGGTGCGGGTCGGGGACACGGTCACGATCGGCGGCGTCACCGGCATCGTCACCAAGATCGAGATCCGCGCCACCACCATCCGCAACTGGGACCGCCAGGAACTGATCGTCCCCAACAAGGAGTTCATCACCGGGCGCCTGCTCAACTGGACCCTGACCGACCAGCTCAACCGGATCGTCATCACCGTCGGCATCGAGTACGGCAGCGACGCCCGCCTGGCCCTGACCCTGCTGACCGAAACCGCCGCCGCCAACCCGCGCGTGCTCAAGGACCCGCCCCCGCTGGCGACGCTCGAGGCCTTCGGGGACAACGCCCTGACACTGGTGCTGCGCTGCTACCTGGAGACCATGGAGATCCGCCAGGGGGTGACGACCGAGATGCATCTGGCGATCGAACAGGCCTTTCGCGAACACGGCATCGGCATCGCCTTCCCCCAACGCGAGATCAACATCAGCGCCCGGGATACCATCGACGTGCGCCTGCACCGGGTGGAACCGGTCGACCACCAGCCACCGCCGGGGCCGTGA
- a CDS encoding PA3496 family putative envelope integrity protein — translation MLDPEGRFSEETIEAVPPPMHADDPRGSAPNLAIRRRIERMRELKSLRELLDDPDFDDLT, via the coding sequence ATGTTGGATCCTGAAGGCCGCTTTAGCGAGGAGACGATCGAGGCCGTGCCTCCTCCCATGCACGCGGATGACCCCCGGGGCTCAGCCCCCAACCTGGCGATTCGTCGCCGCATCGAGCGGATGCGTGAACTCAAGAGCCTGCGTGAGCTCTTGGACGATCCCGATTTCGATGACTTGACCTGA
- the ppx gene encoding exopolyphosphatase: protein MPEATPPPTTGVPHETVAAVDLGSNSFHMIVARIADDHMQIVDRLKEPVRLGEGLTDDRRLLPEVAERALACLGRFGQRLREFPLGSVQAVGTNTLRQLRPATEFVERAEAVLGHPIDIIAGREEARLIYLGVAHGLAAGPERRLVVDIGGGSTELIVGQDFTAQLRESLHMGCVNMSLRHFADGKVSAKTMDKAQLAGAIELRPVRETFRHADWQTAVGSSGTIKAIAAVVQTEGWSEDGISAAALRRLREALIGAGRVSSLDLKGLPDERKPVFAGGVAVLCAVFQTLNIAHMQVSDYALREGLIYEMMGRHHHQDVRERTMRTLSRQYQVDEAHGRRVQATALGLYRQVGGPWCLGDARYPRILAWAARLHEIGLMVAHSQYHRHGAYLLRNADLAGFTRQEQTILAALVLGHRRKFPTQDFAALPPGIRDCTKRLCVILRIAALLHRGRAPNNRPRPILQVEGDNLSLVFPDGWLNQHPLNVLELEQESDFLKGAGVRLAFK, encoded by the coding sequence ATGCCCGAAGCCACACCCCCGCCCACCACCGGCGTGCCGCACGAGACAGTGGCGGCCGTCGACCTGGGTTCCAACAGCTTCCACATGATCGTCGCCCGGATCGCCGACGATCACATGCAGATCGTCGACCGGCTGAAAGAGCCGGTGCGCCTGGGCGAGGGCCTGACGGACGACCGGCGCCTGCTGCCCGAGGTGGCGGAACGCGCGCTCGCCTGCCTGGGGCGTTTCGGCCAGCGCCTGCGTGAATTCCCCCTGGGCAGCGTGCAGGCGGTCGGCACCAACACCCTGCGCCAACTGCGCCCGGCGACCGAGTTCGTCGAGCGCGCCGAGGCGGTCCTGGGTCACCCCATCGACATCATCGCCGGGCGCGAAGAGGCGCGACTGATCTATCTGGGGGTGGCCCACGGGCTGGCCGCCGGCCCCGAGCGTCGGCTGGTGGTGGACATCGGCGGCGGCAGCACCGAACTGATCGTCGGCCAGGACTTCACCGCCCAGTTGCGCGAGAGCCTGCACATGGGCTGCGTCAACATGAGCCTGCGCCACTTCGCCGACGGCAAGGTCTCGGCCAAGACGATGGACAAGGCGCAGTTGGCCGGCGCCATCGAGTTGCGTCCCGTCCGCGAGACCTTCCGGCACGCCGATTGGCAGACAGCAGTGGGCAGTTCCGGCACCATCAAGGCCATCGCCGCGGTGGTGCAGACCGAGGGCTGGAGCGAAGACGGCATCTCGGCCGCCGCGCTCAGGCGCCTGCGCGAGGCCCTGATCGGCGCCGGGCGCGTCTCCTCGCTCGATCTCAAGGGGCTCCCGGACGAGCGCAAGCCGGTCTTCGCCGGCGGGGTGGCCGTCCTGTGCGCCGTCTTCCAGACCCTGAACATCGCGCACATGCAGGTCTCGGACTATGCCCTGCGCGAGGGCCTGATCTACGAGATGATGGGGCGCCACCACCACCAGGACGTGCGCGAGCGCACCATGCGCACCCTGTCGCGCCAGTACCAGGTCGACGAGGCCCACGGGCGTCGCGTCCAGGCCACTGCGCTGGGCCTCTACCGCCAGGTCGGGGGGCCCTGGTGCCTGGGCGACGCCCGCTACCCGCGCATCCTCGCCTGGGCCGCCCGCCTGCACGAGATCGGCCTCATGGTCGCCCACAGCCAATACCACCGGCATGGCGCCTACCTGCTGCGCAACGCCGACCTGGCCGGCTTCACCCGTCAGGAGCAGACGATCCTGGCCGCCCTGGTGCTGGGGCACCGCCGCAAATTCCCCACCCAGGACTTCGCCGCCCTGCCCCCCGGCATCCGCGACTGCACCAAACGCCTGTGCGTCATCCTGCGCATCGCAGCACTGCTGCACCGCGGACGCGCCCCTAACAACAGACCCAGGCCGATCTTGCAGGTCGAGGGCGACAACCTGTCGCTGGTCTTCCCCGACGGCTGGCTCAACCAGCATCCGCTCAACGTCCTCGAATTGGAACAGGAGTCGGACTTTCTGAAGGGGGCGGGGGTGAGGTTGGCGTTCAAGTGA
- a CDS encoding DUF4160 domain-containing protein encodes MNLRHRTPLRWGSFITPICRPMVFGIGQLNRDTQENPHIAPTIVRDGQFRLFFFSREETRIHVHVAHPDGEAKFWLTPTIHPALNLGLTQVQVRQAQSIVEAHIQEIEDAWHRHFGG; translated from the coding sequence TTGAACCTGCGCCATCGGACGCCATTGCGTTGGGGTTCCTTCATCACCCCAATCTGCCGCCCGATGGTCTTTGGCATTGGGCAACTCAACCGCGACACTCAGGAAAATCCGCACATCGCGCCGACCATCGTCCGCGATGGGCAATTCCGACTATTCTTCTTCTCTCGCGAGGAGACCCGTATCCACGTTCACGTTGCACATCCGGACGGGGAGGCAAAATTCTGGCTCACACCGACGATACATCCGGCGCTGAACCTGGGTCTGACACAGGTGCAGGTGCGGCAAGCGCAGTCAATCGTCGAAGCGCACATTCAGGAGATTGAAGATGCCTGGCATCGTCACTTTGGCGGCTGA
- a CDS encoding DUF2442 domain-containing protein, which translates to MPGIVTLAAEVTNISPHCLWILLGDEELAIPFSEFPWFKSATIEQLIRVERPTKNHLYWPEIDVDLAVESIRKPEDFPLVSKMPDYA; encoded by the coding sequence ATGCCTGGCATCGTCACTTTGGCGGCTGAGGTCACCAACATATCGCCGCACTGCTTATGGATTCTGCTTGGCGATGAGGAACTTGCGATACCATTTTCCGAGTTCCCTTGGTTCAAGTCCGCTACCATTGAGCAACTCATCAGGGTCGAGCGCCCGACCAAGAATCATCTGTATTGGCCGGAGATCGACGTTGATCTGGCGGTTGAGTCCATTCGTAAGCCTGAGGACTTTCCGCTTGTATCCAAGATGCCGGATTATGCATAA